The window TTCAGCGCCATCACCCAAACTGATGAGGGCTTTGCCGTCGACCCCATGCGCTGTGAAGGATGCAACGTCTGCGTCAGCTTCTGTCCGCCACAGGCCATTAGCTTCCCGTCCAAACACTGTGGCACATGGTACGAATCCGAAACAAGATTCGGCACCATGGTTCACGCACAACTCTTCCCCGGTGAAGAGAACTCCGGACGACTTGTCACCTTGCTTAAACAGCACGCACGAAAACGAGCTGAAGAAGAAGGGCACGAGCTTGTCCTCAGCGACGGAGCCCCGGGGATCGGCTGCCCAGTTATCAGCTCACTGGCTGGGACCAATCTCGCCGTGGTTGTTACTGAGCCGACTTTGTCAGGCCTGCACGACTTGAAGCGCGTGGCAAAGCTCTGCACAGGATTCAAAACCAAAGTGGCCGTGCTCATCAACAAGCACGACCTCAATCT of the Pseudodesulfovibrio sp. zrk46 genome contains:
- a CDS encoding ATP-binding protein — its product is MHEVVIISGKGGAGKTSITGAFANLADNAILCDLDVDAPDLHLLLSPEHKRIEEFYSGNEAIINQEQCTKCGLCEAMCRFSAITQTDEGFAVDPMRCEGCNVCVSFCPPQAISFPSKHCGTWYESETRFGTMVHAQLFPGEENSGRLVTLLKQHARKRAEEEGHELVLSDGAPGIGCPVISSLAGTNLAVVVTEPTLSGLHDLKRVAKLCTGFKTKVAVLINKHDLNLAQAKAIEEYCQEKGYPVICRFPHDNAVTEAMVQGKAINETGDSTASQLLEAAWSNMLNLLHDSK